The Heterodontus francisci isolate sHetFra1 chromosome 13, sHetFra1.hap1, whole genome shotgun sequence genome includes a region encoding these proteins:
- the pex3 gene encoding peroxisomal biogenesis factor 3 yields MLRSLWSFIRRHKRKFIFTGAFLGGVYLLGKYAQKKIRDLQEREAAEYIAQARRQYHFESNQRTCNMTVLSMLPTLREAIMQQLNSETLTGLLKNRPANKLEIWEDLRIISFSRSIVAVYSTCMLVVLLRVQLNIIGGYIYLDNATVGKNGTAPLAPPEVQQQYLSSIQHLLGDGLNELITMVKKAVQSVIGSVSLKQSVSLQELERYLGEIRQLVEHPGQSGELDTIMTRSPLCWYLIPDEESALASQACGLTKKDVTTLKLLNETRDMLESPDFNTVLNSCLNRGFSRLLDNMAEFFKPTEQELTQNGKISSLSNTRLPLAKIIPIINGQIHSTCSETPSHFVQDLLLMDQVKDFAANVYEAFSTPQQLEK; encoded by the exons ATGCTGCGGTCCCTCTGGAGCTTCATCAGGCGGCACAAGAGGAAATTCATCTTCACCGGAGCCTTCCTGGGAG GTGTATACTTGCTAGGGAAATATGCTCAAAAGAAGATTCGAGATCTCCAGGAGCGAGAAGCAGCTGAGTACATCGCACAGGCGCGACGGCAGTACCATTTTGAGAGTAACCAGCGGACCTGTAACATGACAG TGCTATCGATGCTGCCGACCTTGAGGGAAGCAATCATGCAGCAGCTGAATTCAGAGACTCTCACAGGCCTGCTGAAAAACAG ACCTGCCAACAAGTTGGAGATCTGGGAGGATCTCAGGATCATAA GTTTCAGCCGGAGCATCGTGGCTGTGTATAGTACCTGCATGCTGGTGGTCCTCTTACGAGTCCAATTAAATATCATTGGAGGATATATCTACCTGGACAATGCCACAGTTGGCAAGAATGGCACT GCCCCTTTAGCTCCTCCCGAGGTACAGCAGCAGTACCTGTCGAGTATACAACACCTTCTTGGAGACG GTTTGAACGAACTAATTACGATGGTGAAGAAAGCTGTGCAGAGTGTGATTGGAAG tgtgtcactgaagcAGAGCGTGTCACTGCAGGAGCTGGAACGGTATCTGGGTGAAATCCGGCAGCTGGTGGAGCACCCTGGTCAGTCTGGTGAGCTGGACACCATCATGACCAGGTCCCCGCTTTGTTGGTACTTGATCCCTGATGAGGAGAGCGCCTTGGCCTCCCAG GCCTGTGGCTTGACCAAGAAAGATGTGACCACATTGAAACTTCTAAATGAAACTAGAGATATGCTGGAAAG TCCAGACTTCAACACGGTTTTAAATTCCTGCTTGAATCGGGGATTTAGCCGACTGTTAGACAACATGGCTGAGTTCTTCAAACCAACAGAACAGGAACTAACTCAAAATGGAAAGATCAGCAG CTTATCCAACACTAGACTTCCTCTCGCCAAGATCATCCCGATTATTAATGGGCAGATACATTCGACCTGTAGCGAGACACCCAGCcattttgttcag GACCTGCTGCTGATGGACCAGGTGAAGGACTTCGCTGCCAATGTCTACGAAGCATTCAGCACCCCTCAACAGCTGGAGAAGTGA